CTTTTGTTTTACGgtataaatctctttttttcttgcctgtTGATTATTtgttccttcctctttctgtgtagacagactggaaaagttctGAGTGCAGAGTTTCAAACCTGACTCCGTGTCCTTGTCGACATTCAGCCAGAATCTCTCTGACCTGAGTGATTGTATCGTGCCATCGAGCCCTCTGTGGGCCACACCAAGATGATACGCTCATATCTGCTGTGGACtatcataaatgtgtgtgtcataaaCATGTGTTGCCTTCTACAGAGTAAATATTTCCGATATTGAGCCTTTGACTTTTCTTTGTGCAGTAAATCCCCCTGATATACTCCTCATTCACGGAGTTAAAAATACATTCCATTTTTCTGCTCTAGGACACTATTTCTCACCAGGATGTCAGCTCAGTGAAATACACAGAGAGCGAATCGGGAGTTGACTTTGCAGAGCCTTAAGATTCGTGAAGTGACGTCAACataacagtcattttaactGTTAAGTAATGACTaactgtctcctctgtgttcacGTCAATGAGGTGAACGAGATGTGACTCGTGTTGGAACCACACTGTGGGGTTTCAGTATGGTTAAGTCTGCGACTTCCTTTCACAAGTGCAGCTTCTCACACATGCATCATCATtctctaagaaaaaaaaaaccctggtGGAAAATGAGTAGCAGCTTTATTTATACACAGTATTAAAATAATGTAGAAAAGCACAGTAATGTCACGTTCGTCCTCATTTTAGCCAGTGAGCCCTGATTGTCTTTGTTGAAACACGCCACATGTGTCTCTAAGAAGAAGATCGCCTAAGGCTTTGTGATGATGACAGCCATATTGAATCTGGTGAGTCCTCCTGGCTTTGTAACGTGGCACCTTTTGCCTTTAACCATATCAGTTAACTCTGTCATTGTAAATCTGATCACGTTTCTGGTTAGTGCGTGCGGGTCAGAAGGACACAGCTATAAAGGTCCAGTGGTCAGGGGTTATGTCGAACATTAGGGCTCGAGAGGGAAGCGGAAGGTCTTGTTTCCCGTCCTGCAGCGCAGCTCTGTGCAGTTCAGCCTTAGAAGAAATGGCCCTTCTTCATGGTCATCGACCAGACTCtaccagtaaaaaaaaatttagTGTTAATAACTgaacttgtcagtgctctctggttGACAAACAAGTGATACTTAATAAACGACCTCACACATATCTTTGGCTTGTTTATATTGCAGTTTCTTATCAGCCAACATGCGCACTGATACTAATGTagctgcagtaaaaagtacCACTTTATCTGAAAGGGTGTCATAAAACGGACACGACACTGTCATGAACATGACTTTTTGGATGTTTCACTGTGGTCATCAAGAGTCTGTTGGTCAAAGTGACCCAGTATCTACTGTACAGACTGTCAGTTAGGAGGAACAGTGAGATGATTTCAATtgaaaatgaacacagacaTGGACGGACATCCCACTACCTGCAGCTCCTGAATGCACTCCTCCATATGTGCTGTCACGTCTCCGACACACCAGGCCAGGCTGACGTGGAAAGATGGATCCTGTAAACACACCAGAGGGAACATTACGGCTCTGCACTTAAATCGCCCCATTCACTGATTTAGCAGATTCACTGTGTTTGCCCACTTCAACAGTGGAAAAAGACTCATTCAGGCTTCAGGGTGACACACAAACGGGTCCAGCTAGAGAATCAATGTGTGCGTGTTCAAATATGTTGAACAGTGACCTTATAGAAAGTGTCCAGGCGAAACTCTGTCATTGTTCTGTCCACTGCATGGACCAGGTCCAACAGCTGAGCATGCCCAGTACACACTTCCATCCCCAGAAATGTCCTGCAGGGGGACAAGAGACAGACGCACAGGCATTCAGACCACGAAAAGGTGATGCTTGAATTGAAGTACACATATTTGGAAAGCACACAGGTCAGACACATATTAATggatttttaatgtattttcgTTATTCGGCCAACTGCTCAGACAGTTTTTAGTTCCCAGCACTCTGGCCAGTGATCAAGTCATATCTGGATTATGAGGAAGAGACAGTTAAAGGCGTTGACTGTACCTCGTTCTCTCAGCGTTACAATAGACTCTCAGTCTCCCCGCTGAGCACACAAACCTGGCAAcaagaaacacagcaacaatgaAAAGCCCACTATCGTCAGCCTCTCGTGTCATTTTCATCTCTTCTCCTAATTCGTTTCACTCGTCCACGTACTCCAGTGGAAGTGATCCTCTCAGGTGCTGTTTCAGATGCAGTTTTCTTCAACTTGCCTTGATAATACAATGATAACTGCACtcctcattgtttttctttctcttcatcttttaatttctttttgctttgttttttgtgattttttgtAGTTGACAAACCTTTTCTTTTTAGATCATTTGTATTAAGTGTTACGCCCACCAAATTACCTCCTGTGCACACTGTATATGCCTTGCAAATTCAACGGCTAACGCTGGTgtaaagcagaaaatgagaaaaatcaaaAGGAGATAAGCTTGAATCATCTTCTGTGTGGGTATTTAGTGCTAGCAGACCTCTTGCAGTGTGCAAGGCCTGCCCGGAGGCTCTGTGTGAAGGGTTGGATCCAGTGGTGTCTCAACACTACAGTCTGAGACAGGCTGAGGTGGAACTCCTCCTGCAGGCTTAAAACCACGCCGTGGGCCCTTGCTGctgacagcagctcctccagcagctccccGAACTCCTCCTCAGGGTGGTCTGATGTGGAGAGGAGACAGGCGTCAGTTTAAACAAAAGATCAGACTTTGTACTTGGTCACCCGATCTCCAACAATAATGAGTGTAGGTCTTACATGGCAAGTAAACATAGGTGGCCCAGTTGCCTCTCTCGTGTTTGAAGGAGCGGATGCGCCCACCATGAAGAGCGGGGTCTTCCGTCTGTGAGTCCACGTCCTCTGGAAACATGGCCAACAGGCAGCCAGGAAGAGGCAGCCTGCTGGAATCAGTCCAACATGAGAGCTCACTTCATGCTATATTTGCTAAATGTATGTCAAAAACTGCATAGTTTGAGAACTCATATTACCACTTCGCTTAAAAAACAGCGCCACGACcctacacacactctgtctctacacacacacacacacacacacacacacacacacacacacacacacacacacacacacacacacacacacacacacacacaccttgcttTAGGAACCTGTTCCTCAGTTTTGGGTTTCTTCCTCGCTGGGCTGCCATCCttaccatcctcctcctcctcctcttggcACTGTGAGGAGCAGCTTTTGCCTTGAGCTCTCGCCGCTgcctcctcgctctcctcctctgagctgctgctgtagccGACTAACATCGTTAAGTAACGTTACGTGATGAGTCGGGACATATTAAACATGAATTATAAACGATGAGCTAAAAGACATAGCATTGTCATAACATAGTTATTCAAACTGCAGGGAAAGGAAACACGTTCCTCGGTATCCAAACGTATTTCCAAGCGGCTTCTCTTCCGCAGTCCCGCGTTTCCGATGTAAACAACCTGTTGTCATGTTAATTTAGTCCCCGGTGAAACACAAGCCCGCGTCTAATCAGTTCCTTTTTCAGGGGTTTGCTACAAGATGTGGACAGTGCATTGCTTATAATGACGAAGCTGTGCACGGTTGTTTTGTGTACTGTGATCTGCTTAGCTTGAAGGATTCACTGAAATTTCttaatttgtcaaaaaaaaaaataaaaaaaaaaaaatgtcatgacaACGTTTAAAAGAGATGACAGTTTCAGCTAAAACGGAAGTGTCATTAGTTATACTCAGAATTTTGACATATAACCGGCACTcaacacatttttctctgtaGGACAGCATGATTATATCTGAACAAAGTCAATACAAATACAGGAGTATTTAATTAAAGCCATCACACACTAggttccgtgtgtgtgtgtgtgtgtgtgtgtgtgtgtgtgtgtgtgtgtgtgtgtgtgtgtgtgtgtgtgtgtgtgttgtgagcaTGCCAATTAACTCTTGGTTTATTCATGTTCCCGTGCGCGGGCAGGGGCTCACAAGCTAGCAGATAGCTAGCTAGCAATTTATAACAAAATGCATATCTTTTCGCTAGCCAAGAGGATGCCCTAGGAGCCAAATAAATGTATGCGTGAAACGATAGCGTTTATGGGGTGCTTTGAGGAGTATTTTCACCCATTTTAATGAGCCGCAAATCCGATTTTTTTCGGCCCATGGACCCACAGCACCCGAACAAGAGAGCATCTGAGCACCGTTTGCGGATGTGAAGGGAGCCAGCGTTATTTGGGGGAGTAACTAACCTACTACACACTGGTATTTTAATCTGGGATACTCGGTAGGCTTGAATGGACACTCCAGGTACGTAAAAGCGGAATTTCTCATCACTGTTTACATGCAACACTCACTAACAAACGTGTCGCTGCAGCGGTTGCTACAAGGCTATTATTTTCCCGTGGCTAgcctgctaacgttagctcttGCCTGCGCCTCTGTGGCTGTGTTAGCAAGTGGCTACGCTAGCTAGCTAACCCATCCTGATTACAGTGATCTTTGCATGGAGACGAAAAACGTTATGATGCGCAGACGCTGCCTTCCACCTTTTTTTGACCGCGAATCGTTGAGCATTTGGATTTCTGCATAGACATGGGTGGGACTACATAACCATTATAATTAAAGACTTCAATATACGACTTAGCGTTAATTGTGTCCTACTTTGTATATCGATGAGTGCTcgtctgctgtgtgtttctgcgttCACGGATGTTGCCCATTTTCAAGTTggttatatttacatttcattgcattttagcTGTGTCAGCGTACAGTACAGACTACTATTACAATGTTCACATTTTTCCCGTCTCGTATATGATGACTCTGTGTCTCTTGAACAAGAAATGTGACCAATGTAAA
This sequence is a window from Chaetodon trifascialis isolate fChaTrf1 chromosome 10, fChaTrf1.hap1, whole genome shotgun sequence. Protein-coding genes within it:
- the usb1 gene encoding U6 snRNA phosphodiesterase 1 isoform X1, which gives rise to MLVGYSSSSEEESEEAAARAQGKSCSSQCQEEEEEDGKDGSPARKKPKTEEQVPKASRLPLPGCLLAMFPEDVDSQTEDPALHGGRIRSFKHERGNWATYVYLPYHPEEEFGELLEELLSAARAHGVVLSLQEEFHLSLSQTVVLRHHWIQPFTQSLRAGLAHCKRFVCSAGRLRVYCNAERTRTFLGMEVCTGHAQLLDLVHAVDRTMTEFRLDTFYKDPSFHVSLAWCVGDVTAHMEECIQELQSLVDDHEEGPFLLRLNCTELRCRTGNKTFRFPLEP
- the usb1 gene encoding U6 snRNA phosphodiesterase 1 isoform X2, which codes for MLVGYSSSSEEESEEAAARAQGKSCSSQCQEEEEEDGKDGSPARKKPKTEEQVPKARLPLPGCLLAMFPEDVDSQTEDPALHGGRIRSFKHERGNWATYVYLPYHPEEEFGELLEELLSAARAHGVVLSLQEEFHLSLSQTVVLRHHWIQPFTQSLRAGLAHCKRFVCSAGRLRVYCNAERTRTFLGMEVCTGHAQLLDLVHAVDRTMTEFRLDTFYKDPSFHVSLAWCVGDVTAHMEECIQELQSLVDDHEEGPFLLRLNCTELRCRTGNKTFRFPLEP